The following proteins are co-located in the Polystyrenella longa genome:
- the lhgO gene encoding L-2-hydroxyglutarate oxidase has product MTLQKADITIVGGGIVGLATAYQLTLEYPGKKVIVLEKESRLAQHQTGHNSGVLHSGIYYRPGSLRATNCRAGKEAMEAFCREEEITYDICGKVIVAVDESELPALEKIYERGQVNGVQCEVIDQARLRELEPHAAGIKAIHVPETGIVDYVQVAERMAERIRKADGEIITNAEVMNFRRYEDHIVVESKAGSFESKYVVTCAGLQSDRVARMANERFNAKIVPFRGEYYELKPEAQHLCRTLIYPVPDPKFPFLGVHFTRIIHGGVECGPNAVLAFAREGYQKSDINVRDLFESLTYNGFLKLAVNNWQAGLGEMWRSYSKTAFVKALQHLIPEIRSEHLVSVPAGVRAQALSPDGKLVDDFIINESDRMVLVGNAPSPAATSSLNIGKIIVEKLAGQF; this is encoded by the coding sequence ATGACTCTCCAGAAAGCAGACATCACTATCGTCGGTGGAGGAATAGTCGGGTTGGCGACTGCCTACCAGTTGACCCTAGAATACCCCGGGAAAAAAGTGATTGTGCTGGAGAAGGAATCGCGTCTTGCGCAGCATCAGACGGGGCACAATTCCGGCGTGTTGCACTCGGGGATTTATTATCGCCCCGGTTCACTCAGAGCAACAAACTGTCGCGCAGGTAAAGAGGCGATGGAAGCCTTCTGTCGTGAAGAAGAAATTACTTACGACATCTGTGGCAAAGTCATTGTGGCTGTGGATGAATCCGAGCTGCCTGCTCTGGAAAAAATATATGAGCGAGGTCAAGTCAACGGTGTTCAATGCGAAGTGATCGATCAAGCTCGACTCCGCGAATTAGAACCACACGCCGCCGGCATCAAAGCGATTCATGTTCCCGAGACTGGCATCGTCGATTACGTTCAAGTTGCCGAACGGATGGCGGAGCGAATACGAAAAGCGGATGGTGAAATTATCACCAATGCCGAAGTGATGAACTTTCGTCGTTACGAAGATCATATCGTTGTGGAATCTAAAGCGGGTTCATTTGAAAGCAAATACGTCGTAACTTGTGCTGGGCTGCAAAGCGATCGCGTCGCCCGTATGGCGAACGAACGATTCAACGCGAAGATCGTACCCTTTCGAGGCGAGTACTACGAACTCAAACCCGAAGCGCAACATCTTTGCCGTACGCTCATTTATCCTGTACCCGATCCCAAGTTTCCGTTTCTGGGCGTGCATTTCACCCGCATCATCCATGGTGGAGTGGAATGTGGACCAAACGCGGTGCTGGCCTTTGCCCGGGAAGGTTATCAGAAGAGTGATATCAACGTGCGAGACCTTTTCGAGTCGCTCACTTACAACGGCTTTCTGAAGCTTGCAGTGAACAACTGGCAGGCAGGGCTGGGAGAAATGTGGCGCTCCTACAGCAAAACCGCGTTTGTGAAAGCACTCCAGCATCTCATCCCCGAGATTCGTTCCGAACATCTGGTTTCTGTTCCGGCCGGTGTTCGCGCTCAGGCTCTTTCTCCCGACGGAAAGTTGGTCGATGACTTCATCATCAACGAGTCAGACCGCATGGTGCTTGTTGGCAATGCTCCCTCGCCCGCTGCGACTTCTTCGCTGAACATTGGCAAAATCATCGTTGAAAAACTCGCAGGCCAGTTTTGA
- a CDS encoding M16 family metallopeptidase, with amino-acid sequence MKFHETKLNNGLQIIGELSPNVHSVAIGFFVNTGSRDETDAISGVSHFLEHMAFKGNDKYTADDINRIFDEIGARHNASTSEEVTLYYAAILPEYLPQAFELLTALIYPTLRQDDFDMEKNVILEEIGMYEDQPSFKAYELVMQRHFQGHPLGQSILGSPESIAALTSTQMRDYHAEHYKAGNIVLAVAGNIHWREIMELAEQHCSSWPAGKSPRDTREAEPNPGAQMIPKPDSLQQHIMQLGKGPAATDDLRYAAELLSVVVGDDGGSRMYWELVDPGHAEMAELGYNEYAGSGTWLTYLGCRPEQVEANLERIAKIYADLNENGITETELEQAKNKVLSRIVLRSERPMGRLSSLGNNWVYRQEYHSVEHDLELVRSMTCARIAELLASYPLTQQSTIGIGPLAELPVG; translated from the coding sequence ATGAAATTTCACGAAACAAAGTTGAATAACGGACTGCAAATCATCGGAGAGCTTTCTCCGAATGTGCATAGCGTGGCTATCGGTTTTTTCGTCAACACCGGTTCTCGTGATGAAACGGACGCGATTTCCGGAGTCAGTCATTTCCTCGAACATATGGCATTCAAAGGAAACGATAAATACACTGCGGACGACATCAACCGCATTTTCGATGAGATCGGTGCACGGCATAACGCATCGACCAGCGAAGAAGTGACGTTGTACTACGCGGCGATTTTACCGGAATATCTACCGCAGGCTTTTGAACTGCTCACGGCATTGATCTACCCCACGCTGCGTCAGGATGACTTTGACATGGAAAAAAATGTCATCCTTGAAGAGATCGGGATGTACGAAGATCAACCTTCGTTTAAAGCCTACGAGCTCGTCATGCAGCGACATTTCCAAGGTCATCCTCTGGGACAGAGTATTCTGGGATCGCCGGAATCGATTGCGGCGCTCACATCGACACAGATGCGAGATTATCACGCCGAACATTACAAAGCTGGCAATATTGTTCTGGCCGTAGCGGGGAATATCCATTGGCGTGAGATAATGGAGTTGGCCGAACAACATTGTAGCAGTTGGCCCGCTGGAAAATCTCCTCGCGATACACGCGAAGCCGAACCGAACCCTGGCGCACAGATGATTCCCAAACCAGACAGCCTGCAACAGCATATTATGCAACTCGGCAAAGGCCCAGCGGCAACTGACGATCTGCGCTACGCGGCTGAGTTATTGTCTGTTGTCGTCGGCGACGATGGCGGAAGCCGGATGTACTGGGAACTGGTTGACCCTGGTCATGCAGAAATGGCCGAATTGGGATACAACGAATACGCGGGAAGCGGTACCTGGCTGACCTACCTCGGATGTCGCCCGGAACAGGTCGAAGCAAATCTCGAACGAATCGCCAAGATCTACGCCGATCTGAACGAAAACGGAATCACCGAAACGGAACTTGAACAGGCGAAAAATAAAGTACTTTCGCGAATCGTTCTCCGTTCTGAGCGACCGATGGGTCGCCTCTCGTCGCTTGGAAACAACTGGGTCTATCGACAGGAATACCATTCGGTCGAACATGACCTTGAGCTGGTTCGAAGCATGACCTGCGCACGAATCGCCGAGTTACTTGCCAGCTATCCGCTGACACAGCAGTCGACAATCGGAATTGGCCCGCTGGCAGAACTTCCCGTAGGATAA
- a CDS encoding CDP-alcohol phosphatidyltransferase family protein: MASIYDLKPRFQGLLRPLSDKLATIGCTANQVTVLAVVCSLIVGALIALNPNEHWPLLVLPPFLFFRMALNAIDGMLAREHNMKSNLGLVLNELGDVVADAGLYLPLALISGVSGELVTIIVLLSVMSEMTGVIGVQLGTTRRYEGPLGKSDRAFLFGFLALLIGLGIQPQPWVDYVLWMMILLLILTIVNRARKSLSEVESTGDRPTEDSAKPV; encoded by the coding sequence ATGGCCAGTATTTATGATTTGAAACCTCGCTTTCAGGGATTGTTGCGGCCCTTATCGGACAAGTTAGCGACGATTGGATGTACGGCCAATCAAGTGACTGTGCTAGCCGTCGTATGCTCTCTCATTGTCGGAGCTCTCATAGCGTTGAACCCGAACGAGCATTGGCCACTTCTGGTATTGCCTCCCTTTCTCTTTTTCCGGATGGCACTCAATGCGATTGACGGAATGCTCGCTCGTGAGCACAACATGAAGTCCAACTTGGGACTCGTGTTAAATGAGTTGGGCGACGTCGTGGCTGATGCCGGGCTCTATCTTCCGTTGGCATTGATTTCCGGAGTGTCCGGAGAATTAGTGACGATCATTGTGCTGCTCTCGGTGATGAGTGAAATGACGGGAGTCATAGGAGTTCAACTTGGCACCACACGGCGATATGAAGGGCCTTTAGGAAAAAGTGATCGTGCCTTTTTGTTTGGCTTTCTTGCGCTGTTAATCGGCTTGGGAATCCAACCTCAACCCTGGGTAGACTATGTATTGTGGATGATGATTCTGTTGCTGATATTGACCATCGTTAATCGCGCCCGCAAATCGCTAAGTGAAGTCGAGTCCACTGGAGATCGTCCAACGGAAGATTCTGCCAAGCCCGTGTGA
- the nqrF gene encoding NADH:ubiquinone reductase (Na(+)-transporting) subunit F — MIEPIIFGVVFFVLIVGALVTLILVARSRLVSSGDVSITINDQKKITVAAGGKLLGALANEGIFISSACGGGGTCAQCEVKVLEGGGDILPTEKTHISNREAKEGCRLSCQVAVKQDMKIEVPPEVFETKKWECEVISNRNVATFIKEFKLALPANEAVNFKAGGYIQIEVPPHDLKYKDFAIEEEYHEDWDKFNVWRYESHVEDETIRAYSMANYPGEQGIIMLNVRVATPPPRAPDGIPPGRVSSYIFNCKPGDKVTISGPYGEFFINESDAEMVYIGGGAGMAPLRSHIFELFKTGQTNRKVSYWYGARSLREMFYEDEFEALEKEFDNFSFKVALSEPMPEDNWTGYQGFIHQVLLEKYLKDHPSPEDLEYYICGPPMMLSAVRKMLDDLGVEPENVRFDDFGG; from the coding sequence ATGATAGAACCCATCATATTCGGTGTTGTCTTTTTCGTGCTAATTGTAGGCGCGCTTGTCACGCTGATTCTGGTTGCACGATCACGACTCGTCTCTTCCGGCGACGTGAGCATCACCATCAATGATCAGAAAAAAATCACCGTAGCCGCTGGCGGCAAATTACTTGGTGCATTGGCGAACGAAGGGATCTTTATTTCTTCTGCATGTGGTGGTGGTGGAACCTGTGCCCAGTGCGAGGTGAAAGTTCTTGAAGGAGGGGGAGATATTCTTCCGACTGAAAAGACTCACATCTCAAATCGCGAAGCCAAAGAAGGTTGCCGTCTGTCTTGCCAGGTCGCTGTCAAGCAGGACATGAAAATCGAAGTGCCGCCCGAAGTCTTCGAAACGAAGAAATGGGAATGCGAAGTCATTTCGAACCGCAACGTGGCGACCTTCATTAAAGAATTCAAATTGGCTTTACCAGCCAACGAAGCTGTGAATTTCAAAGCGGGTGGTTACATACAGATTGAAGTTCCTCCGCACGATCTGAAATACAAAGACTTTGCAATCGAAGAGGAATATCACGAAGACTGGGACAAGTTCAACGTCTGGCGATACGAATCGCATGTTGAAGACGAGACGATTCGTGCTTATTCCATGGCCAACTATCCGGGCGAACAAGGCATCATCATGCTGAACGTCCGCGTGGCGACTCCACCGCCAAGAGCCCCAGACGGAATTCCTCCCGGACGAGTCTCCTCTTACATCTTCAATTGTAAACCGGGTGACAAAGTCACGATCAGCGGTCCTTATGGTGAATTCTTCATCAATGAATCGGACGCCGAAATGGTCTACATCGGTGGTGGTGCTGGAATGGCTCCGCTCCGTTCGCACATCTTCGAGCTTTTCAAAACCGGTCAAACGAACCGCAAAGTGTCATACTGGTACGGTGCTCGTAGTCTTCGTGAAATGTTCTATGAAGACGAGTTCGAAGCACTGGAGAAAGAGTTCGATAACTTCAGCTTTAAAGTCGCACTTTCCGAACCAATGCCGGAAGACAATTGGACTGGTTACCAAGGCTTCATCCACCAGGTATTGCTTGAAAAGTACCTCAAAGATCATCCTTCGCCAGAAGACCTTGAATATTACATTTGCGGACCGCCTATGATGCTTTCCGCAGTGCGAAAAATGCTGGATGACTTGGGTGTTGAACCCGAAAACGTCCGCTTCGACGACTTCGGTGGCTAA
- a CDS encoding phosphatidate cytidylyltransferase has translation MEHLTTEVRWALGGIFLLLILSSLYVFILCRFQPDKNRVELVQRMKTWWIIIVVFGCAFLLGKTALLFFFAFVSFLGMKEYFSLIPARRADRRVLFWAYLAIPVQYYWVYVDWYGMFIVFIPVYMFMLIPSRMILTGVTEGFLRSIGMVQWGLMTTVFSLSHAAALISLEWNSNARTVPDANDTIGEVSPGPGLLILLIALTQMNDVAQYVWGKTCGHRKIAPHISPGKTVAGFVGGVATTAIIACIVGPWLTLLNWQYALVAGLLIGVGGFFGDLSISALKRDLGVKDTSAMLPGHGGVMDRVDSLTFTAPLFFHYVYYLYF, from the coding sequence ATGGAACATCTCACAACTGAGGTTCGCTGGGCCCTGGGGGGCATCTTTCTACTGTTGATCCTCTCGTCGTTATACGTCTTCATTCTCTGCCGATTTCAACCGGACAAAAATCGTGTTGAACTTGTGCAACGAATGAAAACCTGGTGGATCATCATTGTGGTGTTTGGTTGTGCTTTTCTTTTGGGGAAAACAGCCCTCTTGTTCTTTTTTGCGTTCGTGAGTTTTCTTGGAATGAAGGAGTACTTCTCACTCATTCCCGCACGACGGGCCGATCGCCGTGTTCTCTTCTGGGCTTATCTTGCCATCCCAGTGCAGTACTACTGGGTTTACGTGGACTGGTATGGCATGTTTATTGTTTTTATTCCAGTTTACATGTTTATGCTCATTCCATCGCGAATGATTCTCACGGGAGTCACAGAGGGGTTCTTGCGATCTATCGGAATGGTTCAGTGGGGACTGATGACGACGGTATTCAGCCTTTCTCACGCCGCAGCACTGATCAGCCTCGAATGGAATTCAAATGCTAGAACGGTTCCCGATGCGAATGACACGATAGGCGAGGTCTCCCCAGGTCCGGGATTATTGATTCTGTTAATTGCTCTGACTCAAATGAACGATGTTGCGCAGTACGTATGGGGAAAGACATGCGGACACCGTAAGATCGCTCCACATATCAGTCCGGGAAAAACCGTAGCAGGATTTGTCGGAGGAGTTGCGACGACAGCAATCATCGCCTGCATCGTGGGCCCTTGGTTAACCTTATTGAACTGGCAATACGCATTGGTTGCCGGGTTACTAATAGGCGTTGGCGGTTTCTTTGGTGATCTCAGTATTTCCGCGTTGAAGCGTGATTTGGGAGTGAAAGATACGAGCGCGATGCTTCCCGGTCATGGAGGGGTAATGGATCGCGTTGATAGTTTGACTTTCACAGCACCCCTCTTTTTCCACTACGTCTACTACCTCTACTTTTAA
- the nqrE gene encoding NADH:ubiquinone reductase (Na(+)-transporting) subunit E — protein sequence MQDLLSLFIKSVFIENLALAFFLGMCTFLAVSKNVKTAIGLGIAVLVIQAITIPANNLLFQFVLKPGALSWLGYTEMDLSFLGLISYIAVIATMVQILEMTLDRFFPPLYNALGIFLPLITVNCAILGGSLFMVERDYNFAESVTYGIGSGFGWALAIVALAGIREKLKYSDVPPGLRGLGITFITVGLMAMAFMSFSGISL from the coding sequence ATGCAGGACTTACTCAGCTTATTCATTAAATCCGTCTTCATCGAGAACCTGGCTCTCGCCTTTTTCCTCGGGATGTGTACTTTCCTCGCGGTTTCGAAGAACGTCAAAACGGCGATCGGTCTTGGGATCGCAGTTCTCGTCATTCAAGCGATTACGATTCCTGCTAACAACCTTCTGTTTCAGTTCGTTCTTAAACCCGGAGCACTGTCTTGGCTTGGGTATACTGAAATGGATCTCTCCTTTCTGGGACTGATCAGCTACATCGCGGTGATTGCCACCATGGTGCAGATTCTGGAAATGACGCTCGACCGATTCTTTCCCCCGCTCTACAACGCACTGGGAATTTTCCTGCCATTGATTACCGTGAACTGTGCCATTCTTGGTGGTTCGCTTTTCATGGTTGAACGTGACTACAATTTTGCTGAGAGTGTCACTTACGGCATTGGCTCAGGATTTGGCTGGGCATTAGCGATTGTTGCACTGGCGGGAATTCGGGAAAAACTGAAATACAGCGATGTGCCTCCCGGACTGCGAGGCCTCGGTATCACTTTCATCACCGTCGGATTGATGGCAATGGCCTTCATGTCATTCTCAGGCATCAGCCTGTAG
- a CDS encoding (Na+)-NQR maturation NqrM, whose translation MNYFVLLGITLGIFLIAVIAMSVGVLISNRSIKGTCGGLANMTDGEGHSICDACTKPSPECRGVPEVSADESKV comes from the coding sequence ATGAATTATTTCGTCCTATTAGGAATCACTCTCGGTATCTTTCTGATCGCAGTCATTGCTATGAGCGTGGGTGTTCTGATCAGTAACCGGAGTATTAAAGGAACCTGCGGCGGTCTGGCCAATATGACCGATGGGGAAGGCCACTCCATTTGTGACGCGTGTACGAAACCGTCGCCTGAATGCCGAGGCGTGCCCGAAGTTAGTGCCGACGAATCAAAAGTCTAA
- a CDS encoding FAD:protein FMN transferase → MGTYYDVRFNELPPGETNDSIRKKLEAELKRINDLMSTWQADSQLMKFNTADTTDWFPVDADVEEVVSKSLEISEMTDGSFDVTVGPLIELWNFGVEREEFKVPTEEELDGIKEYVGWHLLETRGGEPALKKRHPRVFLNLSAIAKGYGVDLLGLVLEEAEIQNYLVNIGGEMVARGKKPNGVSWTVAIERPTSQPGTTPQIVKTVSLNNRALATSGNYRNFFEDSDGNTYSHTIDPRTSRPVTHQLQSASVLADNCMLADALATSLMVMGPEEAKQFAIENNLAIFLVYPNGEGGSQEEWSSAEFTKYLNETAKSGP, encoded by the coding sequence ATGGGAACCTATTACGATGTCCGGTTTAACGAGTTACCACCAGGCGAAACAAACGACTCAATCCGGAAAAAACTGGAAGCTGAACTGAAACGAATCAACGATCTGATGTCGACCTGGCAGGCCGACTCTCAGTTGATGAAATTCAATACTGCCGACACAACGGACTGGTTTCCTGTCGATGCCGATGTTGAGGAGGTCGTGTCGAAGTCACTCGAAATCAGTGAAATGACGGATGGCAGCTTTGATGTCACCGTCGGACCGTTGATCGAATTATGGAACTTCGGCGTCGAGCGGGAAGAATTCAAAGTCCCGACTGAGGAAGAGCTCGACGGTATTAAAGAATACGTAGGTTGGCATCTCCTCGAAACTCGTGGGGGCGAGCCTGCACTCAAAAAGAGACATCCCCGAGTGTTCCTCAATCTGTCTGCCATCGCCAAAGGGTATGGTGTCGATCTGTTGGGGCTAGTTCTGGAAGAAGCGGAAATTCAAAACTATCTCGTGAATATTGGGGGAGAAATGGTCGCCCGGGGGAAAAAACCCAACGGCGTCTCCTGGACTGTGGCGATTGAACGACCAACTTCTCAACCTGGAACAACACCGCAGATTGTGAAGACGGTATCTCTGAACAACCGGGCGCTGGCAACGTCTGGGAATTACCGCAACTTCTTTGAAGATTCGGACGGGAATACTTACTCTCACACGATCGATCCAAGAACAAGCCGGCCTGTCACTCATCAATTGCAGTCAGCCTCAGTGCTGGCCGATAATTGTATGTTGGCAGATGCTTTAGCGACCTCCCTGATGGTGATGGGCCCTGAAGAAGCAAAGCAATTCGCCATCGAAAATAATCTGGCAATCTTTTTGGTTTACCCAAACGGAGAAGGCGGTTCGCAGGAAGAATGGAGTTCTGCGGAATTCACGAAGTATTTAAACGAGACCGCCAAGTCAGGACCGTAA
- a CDS encoding NAD+ synthase has translation MKIALAQLNPIVGDLHGNSQLVLEAAQAAAEAGAELLICSELILSGYPPKDLLLREGFVNACDAKVRELASQLPSELGVLIGHPGLMGLPGKRFANAASLLHEGKVQATIHKTLLPNYDVFDEHRYFRAARNVEPMLFKGRRLGVHICEDAWWGSESTYYHEEPQLYPDPIQRLVDQGVDFLINLSASPFEKQKPNMREELVHKHVKKHNLPFLFVNQVGGNDDLVFDGRSFAMNKQGQTVAALCPFESCIEYIDIDNLGDEPVRLERQYEQELLDALVVGLRDYMHKSGFTDCVLGLSGGIDSALAAYIAAKALGPKHVHGILMPSRYSSDHSVDDALKLAEAIGIDHETIPIDAVHNAYEGLSIISDDLAGEAGGLADQNLQARIRGAIVMLRSNRHGWIALATGNKSELAIGYCTIYGDMAGGFAVLCDLFKEDVYGLSRYINETCEKREVIPDNIITKPPSAELAPDQFDQDTLPPYPVLDAILTGLIEQEKSFSALCEEFPAETVQWVINRLDRNEFKRRQMPPGIKLSQRAFGSGRRMPIVARYPQT, from the coding sequence TTGAAAATTGCCCTGGCTCAATTGAATCCCATCGTGGGAGATCTCCACGGTAACAGCCAACTCGTTCTGGAAGCGGCTCAAGCTGCCGCCGAAGCAGGTGCGGAATTACTGATTTGCTCCGAATTAATTCTGAGTGGTTATCCGCCTAAAGACTTGCTGCTCCGCGAGGGGTTCGTGAATGCCTGTGATGCAAAGGTCCGTGAACTCGCCTCCCAACTCCCTTCCGAACTAGGGGTGCTGATTGGTCATCCGGGTTTAATGGGCCTGCCGGGTAAACGATTCGCCAATGCCGCTAGCCTCCTTCACGAAGGCAAAGTTCAGGCGACAATCCATAAAACACTGCTGCCAAATTATGACGTATTCGACGAGCACCGTTATTTCCGCGCAGCACGAAATGTAGAACCGATGCTGTTTAAAGGCCGTCGACTTGGCGTTCACATCTGTGAAGATGCCTGGTGGGGATCGGAATCGACATACTACCACGAAGAACCTCAGCTATATCCCGACCCGATCCAACGATTGGTGGATCAGGGCGTCGACTTTTTAATTAATCTGTCCGCCAGTCCATTCGAGAAACAAAAACCCAACATGCGGGAGGAGCTTGTTCACAAACACGTGAAGAAGCATAACCTGCCCTTCCTGTTTGTGAATCAAGTCGGCGGTAACGATGACCTTGTGTTTGATGGACGTAGCTTCGCGATGAACAAGCAGGGACAGACTGTTGCCGCGCTTTGTCCGTTTGAAAGTTGCATCGAGTACATCGATATCGATAATCTCGGCGACGAACCCGTTCGACTCGAGCGACAGTACGAACAGGAACTGCTCGACGCCCTGGTCGTTGGACTCCGCGATTACATGCACAAATCGGGATTCACCGATTGTGTACTCGGTCTCTCCGGTGGAATCGACAGCGCATTAGCCGCCTATATAGCCGCGAAGGCTCTTGGCCCAAAGCATGTCCATGGGATTCTTATGCCAAGCCGGTACAGCTCAGATCATTCTGTCGACGATGCACTCAAGCTGGCAGAAGCTATTGGAATCGACCACGAGACGATTCCGATCGATGCTGTTCACAATGCATACGAAGGATTGTCGATCATCTCCGATGACCTCGCGGGTGAAGCGGGTGGTCTAGCGGATCAGAATCTACAGGCACGTATTCGCGGGGCAATTGTGATGCTTCGCAGCAACCGCCATGGCTGGATTGCCCTGGCAACTGGTAACAAAAGCGAACTCGCCATTGGTTACTGCACCATCTACGGTGACATGGCGGGCGGTTTCGCCGTGCTTTGTGATTTGTTCAAAGAAGATGTCTACGGCCTGAGTCGTTACATCAATGAAACATGCGAAAAGCGGGAAGTCATTCCTGACAATATTATCACCAAACCCCCTAGTGCCGAACTGGCCCCCGATCAATTTGATCAGGATACTCTCCCACCGTATCCGGTCCTTGATGCAATTCTGACTGGTCTGATCGAACAAGAAAAATCATTCTCTGCCCTCTGTGAAGAATTCCCTGCGGAGACAGTGCAGTGGGTGATCAACCGGCTTGATCGAAACGAATTCAAGCGACGTCAGATGCCCCCCGGAATCAAACTCTCTCAACGCGCCTTCGGCTCTGGTCGCCGCATGCCCATCGTCGCACGCTATCCTCAGACCTGA
- a CDS encoding lysophospholipid acyltransferase family protein, translating into MNPYLSAIFFWLIVRPIVLIVLGLNVRQRERLPKTGPAIIVANHNSHLDALVLMTLYGTRQMKNVRPVAAADYFLKNKFLTWFSTQVIGIIPISRVVSKTNVSPLAPIDDALANNQILILFPEGSRGDPEKIEQFKGGIARISQHHPEVDIVPVFMHGLGKALPRGEALLVPFFCDIFVGSAFRWTGSRASLMEQLTENMQQLRDQKPVSDW; encoded by the coding sequence ATGAACCCGTATCTGAGTGCCATCTTTTTCTGGTTGATTGTTCGACCGATCGTACTGATCGTCCTGGGCCTGAATGTGCGTCAGCGGGAGCGGTTACCAAAAACAGGTCCTGCCATTATTGTTGCGAATCACAACAGCCATCTTGATGCACTTGTATTGATGACTTTATACGGTACCCGCCAAATGAAGAATGTCCGTCCGGTGGCGGCTGCAGATTACTTTCTTAAAAACAAGTTTCTCACCTGGTTCTCCACGCAGGTTATCGGAATCATTCCGATCAGTCGCGTCGTAAGCAAAACTAACGTGAGCCCGCTTGCTCCCATCGACGATGCACTTGCGAACAACCAGATCCTCATTCTGTTTCCAGAAGGATCACGAGGAGACCCGGAGAAAATTGAACAGTTCAAAGGGGGGATTGCCCGTATTTCCCAACACCATCCTGAAGTGGATATCGTTCCTGTCTTCATGCATGGTCTCGGGAAAGCACTTCCACGGGGCGAAGCGCTGCTCGTCCCTTTCTTCTGCGATATTTTCGTCGGTTCGGCATTTCGCTGGACAGGGAGTCGAGCATCCCTGATGGAACAACTGACCGAAAACATGCAGCAGCTGAGGGACCAGAAACCTGTTTCAGACTGGTGA